The nucleotide window AAATTTTGATTTTTGTTGAACATACTTAAATCTAGAGGGAGCTTTTGCTCCCTTTAATTCTGAGAGTAGCGACACTAAATTGGAATTCCGTAAAAATACAGTTGTGAATAGTGATTTATACTCTTCACAATACTTATTAAAGTGTTAATTTTGGTAATAATTATGGGAATGCTTGGAAACTTAGAAGACTTTTCTCTAGCTAACATATTACAGATGTTTGAACGGTCTTCGAGATCGGGTCAATTGTCTATTTGGACACCAAACGGTATTTATCGGATTTGGTTTTATCAAGGTAGAGTTATGGCAGGTGTATCTCCCCAGCCAGAAAACAATTTGAGAAACTTTCTTAAATCTCACCCAGAAGCAGATGACAAACTCAAGTCTTTTCTAAGTTCTTCTTTATCTATCGATCGCCCTTTAGGAATACATCTCAAAGAAAAAGAATTAGTGTCACGTAAATTATTAGCTGATGCTTTTCGCCAACAATTACAAATAGCGGTGTATAGCATCATCAATCATCCCAGTGGGCAATTCCGATTTACATCTAATTTACCATTTCCATATTTAGAAATGACTGGTTTGAGTAAAAGTGCTATAGAAGTAGCTCTGCAAGGTTTGCGTCAAGTAGAAAAGCAGAAACAATTAGAAGCTAGTTTCCCCCAGCCAGATAGTTCTTTCTTTCGATTGACTCAAGAATTACCATTAGTTAATTTATCAACTTTAGAGTGGAGTATTTGGGAACGAGTTTCCCCAGATATTCCGATTAACAACCTAGCTCAGAAATTGGGCGAAGATTTGTTAGAAATTCGCCAAGCTTGTTCTAGGCTAATTCAGATTGGTTTGTTAGAAGAAATAACAGCAGAACGAAGGCAAGAAGCTCAAGAAAGTTCACAAGTAAATGAAGGAACTATAGCTACTAAAAAAGCAAATGGTTTCTTAGAAACTATGAATGCTCCAGTTAATCTAGATCTCTTAGATAAACTGAAAAATATGCTCAAATCAATTCGTTAGCATTGGGCATTGGGCATTGGGCATTGGGTAAAAGTTAGTAGGAAAAACTATATATACAACATTAATTTGTACAGCACCTTAGAAGAATATAGTGAATATTTCAAAGCCGAGAGTTTCGTAATCCATCTATCAAAACAAATCTGATATCTCGCTTTTCAGTTATTAGTTTAATTCCAGGTTCTTTAAGATTAATAAATTCCAAATCCCTTTCTTGACCACTAACCAAAAAATCATTAATGGCAATTCGGTAGTTACGCTTAGTTTCTAATAGTTTTCCCCCAATTAACCATTTACCTGTCTTCTCATCTTTACTGACATTGGCTGTTTGCAAATATCCCCCCCGACCTAGATTAACTTGACCTTGGATTAACATCTTTTCTAGAAGGCTGCCATCTATTTCTACACCTAATACTTTACCTCCAAAAGGTAGAGTCCGAATCACATCATATTCAGTCACTACACCAGGAGGAATAACATCATCTATTCTGATAGAGCCACTATTAAAAACTGCCAAATCTGCATTCTCTACTTCTTTCAACATAGAGTTAGCTAAAATTTCAGTTAAATTAGTGCTTTGATTGCGGACATGAGATTCTAATCCATCTAAAGCGACTTTGGTAGTAGTAACTTTTTTGTCTGGAGAAAAGCCTTGAGCACGGAAAGCATTAAAGCCTTTTTGCACCCATTCATTCACTAACTTAGCAGTTTGTGGATCTTCAGGAATTGCTTCAGTAACTGGCTGTAGTTTAGCATTAATGCTTAAGTTACGAGATTCAGTATCAAAAGTTAAATTGTGGATGTAAACGCTACGAGCATTAGCATCAGCTTTATAAATTGGAGTAAAATCTCGACCTCGCCACTGCTGAATATTTTCATGTTCGTGACCGCCCAAAATTACATCTATTTCGGGAACTAATTCAGCTATTTGTCTATCTTCAGTAATAGAAAGATGAGTGACAGCGATGATAATATCTACCCGTTCTTTGAGGACTTTTACTTGCTCCTTAGTCGTAGCTAAAGCATCTCGATATGTCACATAATCTTTTTTGTTACTATTAATAGTCACTCCGATTAAACCTACTTTGACTATTTTACCTTCATTGGTTTTAATCTCAATAATTTGATAAGGGTTGACATTAGGAAAAGGTTGACCTTGACTATCAAAAACATTCCCAGAAAAGAACTTAAATTTAGCTTCCTTCAGCCTTTGATAAAAAGCTTCTTTGGGCAGATCGAACTCATGATTTCCAAAAGTAGCAAAATCTAAGCCAATCTGATTTAAAACCGCTACCATTTGTTGACCAGCTAAAGGCTGATTATTAACCTTCGCAGTACCTAAAGCGGATGGACTCAAAAAGTCACCAGCTAAGATAGTATAAGTGCGAGGATTTTGAGTTTGCAACTGTTTTTTAATAGTAGCAACTCGCGCTAATCCTCCTCTAGTTCCTCCTTCAACTGGAGCAATTTCATAAATATCATTGAGGTGAAGTAAAGTGAAGTTAACTACTTCAGCTAAACTAGGAGTCGCCCAAGAAAGTATTAGTGCAGGTACACTGACAGCTAAAGCTTTATTTACAAGTTTCATCATCACCTTATGATTTGCAATTTTGATGGGATATCGGACTCAAAAAAGGCTTAATTGAGTCGAATCATATTAATTAAATCAATTCTCTGATTTAACTTGACTGCTATGACTGCGGGGGTCATCAGTATTAGATTGGGAAGGCATAATTTTAGGTGCAAAAGCGGAAATTTGTCCTGATGCTTTGGCGTAGGGTAAAGAAGAATTAGCGATTAAAGCATCTAAATTAGCTGCCATAATCAAACGAGGAATT belongs to Merismopedia glauca CCAP 1448/3 and includes:
- a CDS encoding bifunctional metallophosphatase/5'-nucleotidase produces the protein MMKLVNKALAVSVPALILSWATPSLAEVVNFTLLHLNDIYEIAPVEGGTRGGLARVATIKKQLQTQNPRTYTILAGDFLSPSALGTAKVNNQPLAGQQMVAVLNQIGLDFATFGNHEFDLPKEAFYQRLKEAKFKFFSGNVFDSQGQPFPNVNPYQIIEIKTNEGKIVKVGLIGVTINSNKKDYVTYRDALATTKEQVKVLKERVDIIIAVTHLSITEDRQIAELVPEIDVILGGHEHENIQQWRGRDFTPIYKADANARSVYIHNLTFDTESRNLSINAKLQPVTEAIPEDPQTAKLVNEWVQKGFNAFRAQGFSPDKKVTTTKVALDGLESHVRNQSTNLTEILANSMLKEVENADLAVFNSGSIRIDDVIPPGVVTEYDVIRTLPFGGKVLGVEIDGSLLEKMLIQGQVNLGRGGYLQTANVSKDEKTGKWLIGGKLLETKRNYRIAINDFLVSGQERDLEFINLKEPGIKLITEKRDIRFVLIDGLRNSRL
- a CDS encoding DUF4388 domain-containing protein; the encoded protein is MLGNLEDFSLANILQMFERSSRSGQLSIWTPNGIYRIWFYQGRVMAGVSPQPENNLRNFLKSHPEADDKLKSFLSSSLSIDRPLGIHLKEKELVSRKLLADAFRQQLQIAVYSIINHPSGQFRFTSNLPFPYLEMTGLSKSAIEVALQGLRQVEKQKQLEASFPQPDSSFFRLTQELPLVNLSTLEWSIWERVSPDIPINNLAQKLGEDLLEIRQACSRLIQIGLLEEITAERRQEAQESSQVNEGTIATKKANGFLETMNAPVNLDLLDKLKNMLKSIR